Proteins from a genomic interval of Paenibacillus sp. FSL H8-0048:
- a CDS encoding Ig-like domain-containing protein, translating into MFKGKGLKKVFSLLLTISLVWTGAFPVYAGSTDNGAASWTTLDTAPDGITLNAVAIGTGTVMVGNEGEIGALSSSMTWTDRESGVTENLNDIIHTGTDGEYVAVGANGIVLTSTNGVSWTPSDGFITMKWNGVSYGDKKLVLVGESGSIMMKNDNDNDPDWNIVYSDTNANLNAVAYGNGTFVAVGDNGTVVMSKDGSDWTKVTRKTTENLKGISFGGGMFMAVGASGTIIISPDSKRGVEQALDSKVNLNGVTYGNGVFMAAGDGGKVISTSDMGQNWKPENTGTTATLNGIAFNQSHNRFIAVGVTGVIIESNAVPNIPRVLSLTPGNDDTDVEINANLVLTFNQPVDEATGNIRIFKAADLSAPVEIIPAKDSRVSVDPVNNTVTINPGEDFVESTKYSVTIDENAFINKSEYGNSAIAAGEWSFTTVAGAADTTAPAVDSLTPERWGTSVDTDTDLTITFTEDVMKESGNILIYNSTERDIPEQIIPVNSDNVMVNGSVVTIELLFSLKHSTSYYVEIGDVAFKDAADNYFSGIIDSNTWWFTTNDAPDTTPPLASGFTPENGAKNVEIGTNLSFIFNEDVQRSEGSIKIYNSTNSSVPPVTIPAESIQVIIDANVVTINLEADLDYSTTYYVQIENNAFADMAGNSYAGITNDTTWRFTTTSEPDKTAPIVYTYSPANGAADVAVGTDLELTFSENVRAGEGSIKIYSPDSDKAVATIAASKAIILNNKATIHLAQHLEYGTSYYVRITGDAFADLSGNFYSGIADSTTWQFTTPAAPDTTAPVLNTYTPANGATGVAIGANLELTFSENVKAGEGNIVIYNSANHAPVATIPAASGNVTIHSNAVTINPTDDLKYGVSYYVQIGAGAFTDLAGNGYAGNAESTVWQFTTTDAPDRISPTVITYSPEPWATEVAVNTNLVLSFSENVRAAAGTIEIFRSTDDSHPVAAIPALSDRVTILNNVVTINPADNLEHGTSYFVRVTEGAFTDHAGNGYAGIAGINAWRFVTTSAPDTAAPVVTSYSPAGSATHVPVSAILSLTFNENVLAGKGNIELVNAADHEIVTTIEAGNRELVTITNDIVSINTSSLLKQGGSYYVLIEPGAFTDESGNSYAGLADSKVWSFSTVPVPVTPTDSPTPAPGGGSGSGGGAPAPVPTPIPQTESINANVENGAAQGSMVSSVVITRTKDSNGVKSDTLTFTLDQAIRAVNELKAAGSNIAKIIVPDKNDEVAGTRLTIPATSSKQFADNQIMLDLFTVNAEVKVPGSSMAGFGTDIYFNLVPLKTSQQSAEVEALAKAQVQSVSRGAAVTLVSRPVTIETNLQSRPVTLVLPLNNTSLTAEQLKALAVFIEHSDGTKELVKGEIVPFGQTGKSGIQFSISKFSTFTVVLAQDPAVQVKAYMTGYADGTFKPGNSITRAEAASIIARTFSQSNVTAGVAYSDVPAGHWAAEAIGQVTRSGIMKGYSGGSFKPNQTITRAEMATILSRLIISAQDHAAGFSDISGHWAQAAIERMSQAGIITGYEDGTFRPDQTLTRAEAVTIVNRALDIAPLTSAVQKWTDVPVGYWAFGSIQAASVDHTAE; encoded by the coding sequence AGTAGCAATAGGCACCGGTACAGTAATGGTGGGCAATGAAGGGGAGATTGGTGCGTTAAGCAGCTCCATGACCTGGACAGACCGGGAATCAGGTGTGACCGAGAATTTGAACGATATTATCCATACAGGAACAGATGGCGAATATGTTGCAGTCGGTGCCAACGGGATAGTCCTAACGTCAACAAATGGCGTGTCCTGGACACCCTCCGATGGATTCATCACTATGAAATGGAATGGAGTCAGTTACGGTGATAAAAAATTAGTTCTAGTCGGCGAATCAGGATCTATCATGATGAAAAATGACAACGACAATGACCCTGATTGGAATATAGTATACTCAGACACTAATGCGAATCTGAACGCTGTGGCTTACGGCAACGGTACGTTTGTAGCTGTGGGTGATAACGGTACAGTGGTAATGTCCAAAGATGGATCTGATTGGACTAAGGTAACACGCAAAACAACCGAAAATTTAAAGGGCATCAGCTTCGGCGGTGGCATGTTCATGGCTGTCGGGGCGTCCGGAACCATCATTATCTCTCCGGATAGTAAGAGAGGCGTTGAGCAGGCCCTGGATTCTAAAGTGAATCTGAACGGAGTGACTTACGGGAACGGGGTATTTATGGCCGCTGGAGACGGCGGTAAGGTTATCTCTACTAGTGATATGGGGCAGAATTGGAAGCCTGAAAATACAGGTACGACAGCAACCCTTAATGGAATCGCATTTAATCAGAGCCATAACCGCTTTATCGCTGTGGGTGTAACTGGTGTGATCATTGAGTCCAATGCCGTTCCAAACATTCCGCGGGTGCTCAGTCTGACTCCGGGAAATGATGATACCGATGTGGAGATTAATGCCAATCTGGTTCTGACCTTCAATCAGCCGGTGGATGAAGCAACTGGAAATATCCGGATTTTCAAGGCTGCGGATCTGTCTGCTCCGGTTGAAATCATCCCGGCGAAGGATAGCAGGGTATCAGTAGATCCTGTTAATAATACCGTAACAATTAATCCGGGCGAGGATTTTGTTGAAAGCACTAAATATTCCGTAACAATTGACGAGAATGCCTTCATCAATAAGAGCGAATATGGAAATTCCGCGATTGCAGCGGGTGAATGGAGCTTCACGACAGTAGCTGGAGCAGCAGATACCACAGCTCCGGCTGTAGACAGTTTGACTCCGGAGCGTTGGGGGACATCAGTAGACACTGACACCGATCTTACGATTACGTTCACTGAGGATGTAATGAAGGAGAGCGGCAACATTCTGATTTACAACAGCACGGAACGCGATATACCGGAACAGATTATTCCTGTTAATTCGGATAATGTAATGGTGAATGGCAGTGTTGTTACTATTGAACTGTTGTTCTCTTTGAAACACAGTACTAGTTATTATGTTGAAATCGGAGACGTAGCATTCAAAGATGCAGCGGATAACTATTTCTCCGGCATCATAGACAGTAACACCTGGTGGTTTACAACAAACGATGCGCCAGATACTACACCGCCGTTAGCAAGCGGCTTTACTCCTGAGAATGGGGCAAAGAATGTAGAGATTGGCACCAACCTGAGCTTTATTTTCAACGAGGATGTACAGAGATCGGAAGGCAGCATTAAAATATATAACAGCACGAACAGCAGTGTTCCGCCGGTGACGATTCCTGCCGAATCTATTCAAGTCATCATTGACGCTAATGTAGTAACGATCAATCTGGAGGCTGACCTCGATTACAGTACAACCTACTATGTACAGATTGAGAACAATGCATTTGCGGATATGGCGGGCAACAGCTATGCGGGTATCACTAACGATACAACCTGGCGGTTTACTACTACCAGCGAGCCCGATAAGACTGCGCCAATTGTATACACATACTCACCTGCGAACGGTGCAGCAGATGTAGCGGTTGGAACTGATCTGGAGCTTACTTTCAGCGAGAATGTAAGGGCAGGGGAAGGCAGCATTAAGATCTACAGCCCTGACTCCGACAAAGCGGTAGCTACTATTGCTGCCAGTAAGGCAATCATTCTGAACAACAAAGCAACAATCCACCTGGCTCAACATCTGGAGTATGGTACAAGCTACTATGTGAGAATTACAGGAGATGCCTTCGCAGATCTATCCGGCAACTTCTACTCCGGAATTGCGGACAGTACAACCTGGCAGTTCACCACCCCGGCTGCGCCAGATACAACTGCACCTGTGTTGAACACGTACACACCTGCGAATGGTGCAACAGGTGTAGCTATTGGAGCTAATCTGGAGCTTACCTTCAGTGAGAATGTAAAGGCTGGTGAAGGCAATATCGTCATTTACAATAGTGCGAATCATGCACCGGTAGCGACGATTCCTGCAGCTTCCGGGAATGTAACTATTCATAGCAATGCAGTGACGATTAATCCTACGGATGATCTGAAGTATGGTGTGAGTTACTATGTACAGATTGGAGCCGGGGCATTTACTGATCTCGCAGGCAACGGCTATGCCGGTAATGCAGAGAGTACAGTCTGGCAGTTCACAACCACAGATGCACCGGATCGGATCTCGCCAACGGTGATCACATATTCACCGGAGCCATGGGCCACCGAAGTGGCAGTGAACACGAATCTGGTCCTTAGCTTCAGCGAAAATGTACGGGCAGCAGCGGGTACTATTGAGATTTTCCGCAGCACCGATGATAGTCATCCGGTAGCGGCGATTCCTGCTCTTTCGGACAGGGTAACGATCCTGAACAATGTCGTAACCATCAATCCGGCGGATAACCTGGAGCATGGGACGAGTTACTTTGTACGGGTTACAGAGGGAGCATTTACAGATCACGCGGGCAATGGCTATGCCGGGATTGCAGGCATTAACGCCTGGCGGTTTGTGACTACCAGTGCACCGGATACAGCAGCACCTGTAGTAACCTCTTACAGTCCGGCAGGCAGTGCAACGCATGTACCTGTATCTGCTATACTCTCACTGACTTTTAACGAGAATGTGCTTGCTGGAAAAGGGAATATTGAGCTTGTAAATGCAGCAGATCATGAGATTGTAACGACAATCGAAGCGGGCAATCGGGAGCTTGTCACTATTACAAACGATATCGTTAGCATCAATACTAGCAGTTTATTGAAGCAGGGCGGCAGCTATTATGTGCTGATCGAGCCGGGTGCTTTTACAGATGAATCAGGTAACAGCTATGCAGGACTTGCGGATAGTAAGGTATGGAGCTTCTCGACAGTTCCTGTTCCGGTCACACCAACTGATTCTCCTACACCGGCACCGGGCGGCGGTTCAGGCTCAGGAGGGGGAGCCCCGGCTCCGGTACCGACACCAATCCCGCAGACTGAAAGCATCAATGCGAATGTTGAAAACGGTGCTGCTCAAGGCTCTATGGTCTCCTCCGTTGTCATTACCCGCACCAAGGATTCAAACGGTGTGAAAAGTGACACTCTTACGTTCACATTGGATCAGGCCATCCGGGCAGTTAATGAGCTTAAGGCCGCAGGGTCCAATATTGCCAAAATCATCGTGCCTGATAAGAATGACGAGGTGGCTGGAACCAGATTGACTATTCCGGCAACCTCCAGCAAGCAATTTGCTGATAATCAGATTATGCTGGATCTATTTACAGTGAATGCTGAGGTGAAGGTGCCGGGCAGCTCAATGGCTGGATTCGGTACAGATATTTACTTCAACCTCGTTCCACTGAAGACATCACAGCAGAGCGCAGAGGTTGAAGCTCTTGCAAAAGCACAGGTACAGAGTGTATCCCGCGGTGCGGCAGTTACGTTAGTAAGCCGTCCTGTAACAATTGAGACCAATCTGCAGAGCCGTCCGGTTACGCTGGTATTACCGCTTAATAACACTTCGTTAACGGCGGAGCAACTGAAGGCACTTGCGGTCTTCATTGAACATAGCGACGGCACCAAAGAATTGGTCAAGGGAGAGATCGTACCTTTTGGCCAGACCGGAAAGTCAGGCATTCAATTTAGCATCAGCAAATTTAGTACCTTTACCGTTGTACTTGCACAAGATCCTGCGGTACAGGTGAAGGCGTATATGACGGGTTATGCCGATGGCACCTTCAAGCCAGGGAACAGCATTACCCGGGCAGAAGCGGCCAGCATCATTGCCCGCACCTTCAGCCAGTCCAATGTTACTGCTGGCGTAGCGTATTCCGATGTTCCTGCCGGACACTGGGCGGCAGAAGCAATCGGTCAAGTGACGCGAAGCGGCATCATGAAGGGTTACAGCGGAGGCAGCTTCAAGCCTAACCAGACAATTACAAGAGCCGAAATGGCGACCATTTTGTCCCGCTTGATTATAAGCGCACAAGACCATGCGGCCGGCTTCAGTGATATTTCCGGACATTGGGCTCAGGCAGCCATTGAACGGATGTCTCAGGCTGGCATCATCACCGGTTACGAAGACGGCACGTTCCGTCCGGACCAGACGTTAACGCGTGCAGAAGCTGTAACTATCGTCAACCGTGCCCTTGATATCGCTCCGCTGACCAGCGCAGTTCAGAAATGGACAGATGTCCCGGTGGGCTACTGGGCATTCGGCAGCATTCAGGCAGCTTCTGTAGATCATACGGCAGAATAA